GCGGGCTTTTTTAATATCGGCAGCAGTGCCGAGCAGCACACTGCCTACCGGTGTGCCCATGCCCTTGCTCAGGCAAACAGAAATGCTGTCGAACACCCGGCCATATTGGGCGGGTGTTTCCTGCTTGGCTACCAGTGCATTCCACAGGCGGGCACCATCCAGGTGAAGTTTCAGGCCATTGGCTACGCATAATTCTTTAATAGCTTCGATGTAGGCAAAATTGTAGCAGGCACCGCCGCCACGGTTGCTGGTATTTTCCAATACCACCAGGCTACTGTGCGGTTTGTGTACATCATCGGGCTGAATGGCTGCGGCCACTTGTGGGGCAGTAATGCGGCCGCGGTTGCCCTGCAGCAGCGTTACCGAACAGGCCGAGTTCACGGCAATGCCGCCGCCTTCGTATTGATACACATGGCTCAGTTGATCACAAATTACATCGTCGCCGGGCTGGGTATGCATTTTAATGCCAATCTGGTTGGTCATGGTACCACTGGGACAAAACAGGCCAGCTTCCATACCAAACTGCCGGGCCAGTAGGTTTTCGAGTTCGTTTACCGTGGGATCTTCGCCAAACACGTCGTCGCCTACAGGCGCAGCCATCATGGCTTGCAGCATGCCGGGCGTGGGTTGGGTAAATGTATCGGAGCGGAGTTCTATGGCCATATAATTTGCTTGTGTTGAACAATAACGGCCACGAAAATAACCAAGCACCGTCAACTCGTTGTGGAGCTGCAATGTTCCATCCCAGTTTTGACCGTTTTGTTCCCCCTGCGGCTAAAAGTTTTCCACCCCAATGCTTCCCGTTTCGTTAACGGACTGTCATTTTTTTGGGCTTCCTGTACCTTTTTGCAGTAAAACTGTTGGTAATAGCGTCTTATACTGCAGGAATGCAACAGGTATCGGTCGATTAAATGAAAACAGGCTATGAAAAGCAGAAAATGAACAGTACCTTTGCAGCCCTTTTGCAATGGCTTTATTCACAATGTGAACAAACCAATGACAGAGGGCATGAAAAAGAAGAGCGGCAGCGCCTATCTTCCAAACTCGGAAAAAGGAGAACCATTTTAATATGAGGCAATTAAAAATTGCTACCCAGATCACGAACCGTGATTCGCAGGCGGTAGAGAAGTACTTACAGGAAATTTCCAAAATTGGCATGATCACCGGAAGAGGAAACCATTTTGGCGCAACGCATCAAAATGGGTGATCAGAAGGCTCTGGAACGCCTGACCACCGCCAACCTGCGCTTTGTGGTATCAGTAGCCAAGCAGTACCAACACCAGGGCTTGTCGCTGAGTGATCTGATTAATGAAGGTAATCTGGGGCTGATCAAAGCAGCCCAGCGTTTTGATGAAACCAAGGGTTTCAAATTCATTTCTTACGCTGTATGGTGGATTCGCCAGTCCATCTTGCAAGCGTTGGCAGAGCAGGGAAGATTAGTCCGCCTGCCTCAAAACAAAATTGGCACCTACAACAAAGCCAACAAGGCTTACATGGCTTTCGAGCAAGAACATGAGCGGGAACCTTCTACAGAAGAACTGGCTGATATTCTTGAAATGAGTGAAACCGAAATCAACAACATTTTCCAGAGCAACACCCGCCACAGCAGCCTCGATGCCCCCGTGCACGAAGCCGAAGATGTGGCCATGGGCGACCTGCTGGAAGGTAGCGACGACACTGACGACGATGTGATGAAAGACTCACTTCGGGAGGAAATTCGCCGTGTGCTGAAATCGTTGAGCCCTCGTGAAGCAGAAATCGTATCGGCTTACTTTGGTTTGGATGGAGAAAATGGTGTAACCATTGAGCAAATTGGTCAGAAGTATGATTTGACCAAGGAGCGTATCCGT
The Phnomibacter ginsenosidimutans genome window above contains:
- a CDS encoding sigma-70 family RNA polymerase sigma factor produces the protein MGDQKALERLTTANLRFVVSVAKQYQHQGLSLSDLINEGNLGLIKAAQRFDETKGFKFISYAVWWIRQSILQALAEQGRLVRLPQNKIGTYNKANKAYMAFEQEHEREPSTEELADILEMSETEINNIFQSNTRHSSLDAPVHEAEDVAMGDLLEGSDDTDDDVMKDSLREEIRRVLKSLSPREAEIVSAYFGLDGENGVTIEQIGQKYDLTKERIRQIKERAIKRLQKARYSNSLKSYLG
- a CDS encoding threonine aldolase family protein; translated protein: MAIELRSDTFTQPTPGMLQAMMAAPVGDDVFGEDPTVNELENLLARQFGMEAGLFCPSGTMTNQIGIKMHTQPGDDVICDQLSHVYQYEGGGIAVNSACSVTLLQGNRGRITAPQVAAAIQPDDVHKPHSSLVVLENTSNRGGGACYNFAYIEAIKELCVANGLKLHLDGARLWNALVAKQETPAQYGRVFDSISVCLSKGMGTPVGSVLLGTAADIKKARRIRKVLGGGMRQAGYLAAAGIYAVNNHLPLLAKDHAHAAAVAQVLQSKSWVKEVLPVETNILIFNTTDAMPAAKLVLQLQELDVRCLAISSQSIRFVFHLGVSDADTDTLCDILQQMPA